The genomic stretch CTCAGATGCAACCCAAATTTGAAACGACGGTACAACTGCTGCGGCATGAGGTACTGACTCATGTGGCCAAACTGGCTATGGAAAAAACACTCGATCAGCATAAGGAACTCATCCCCTACATGATCGTGCAAGGCAAAAAACCGCGTTTCCGTTGCTGTGTCTATAAAGAGCGAGCCGTCCTCAAAGAAAGGGTGAGCCTGGCCTGCGGAAATGATGTGCGCGGTTCCTCCGGCATCATTCAGGTCATGCAGACAGCCTGTGAAGAATGTCCTGTAGAACGGTTCACCGTGACGGAAGCTTGCCGCGGCTGTATCGCCCACCCTTGCATGGAGGCCTGTCCTGTCGGTGCTATCAGCCAGATCAACCGCCGGGCCATCATCAACCAGGAAAAGTGCATCGAATGCGGTCGCTGCCGCCAGGCTTGCCCCTACGGCGCCATCACCGATACACAGCGCCCCTGTATCAAGGCCTGTCCGGTCAAGGCCATTTCCTACAGCGAAGACAAGCTGGCTACGATCGACCAGAAGAAATGCATCAACTGCGGCCAGTGCGCTTACCGCTGCCCCTTCGGTGCCATCTCGGACAAGTCTTTCATCACCCAGGTCATCGGCACGTTGCAGGCGAAAGACCGTCCCGTATACGCTCTCCTCGCTCCAGCCGTGGTAGCTCAGTTTCCCGAGGCCGATCTGGGCCAGATCCGCACGGCATTGAAGCAGATCGGATTCTTCGATGTGGTGGAAGCAGCCCTCGGCGCTGACATGATCGTCCCCGAAGAGGCGAAGGAGCTGGAAGAGAAAATCCATGCTGGCTCTTTTCTTACCACTTCCTGCTGCCCAGCCTTTTTTGACATGGTGGATAAGCACTTCCCCGCCCTAAAAGGCAACGTGTCGACCACCGTCTCCCCCATGATCGCCGCAGCCCGCTACATCAAAGCGAAGAATGCCCATGCAGTCGTCGTCTTTATCGGCCCCTGCATCGCTAAAAAAGCGGAGATCACGCGCGAGTCTGTTGCCGGAGCAGTAGACTACACCCTTACCTTTGAAGAGCTGTTCGCCCTCTTCCATGCCACCGACATCGATCCGGCTGAGTGCGAATCCCATCTCCGAGAAGAAACGTCCCCCTTCAGCCGCGCTTTCGCCCGTTCTGGTGGCGTGACCGCTGCCGTCATCCAGTCACTGAAAGAAGATAACAAGCAGCTGGAGGTGCGTTCGGTAAAGTGCAACGGCGCGGAGGAGTGCATCAAGGCGCTTCGCCTGGCCAAAGCGGGCAAACTGCCGGAAAACTTCATCGAAGGCATGGTCTGTGTCGGCGGCTGTATCGGTGGACCGGCTGCGCTGAACCATAGCGCCAAAGCCAAGGCGATGATCGACAAGTTCAGCGCTGAAGCAAAGGTAAAAACGATCCGGGAAGCCCTCGAGCCACTCGATAACAGTGACCTTGACCTGCATAGCCACCTCTAAACGGCAAGTGAACTGTCCGTTACTCCACGCTGAATCCCAAAAACATCGACGAAAAAGTGACAAGGACAAAGAATCGATTTGAGAATGCCGGCGAGGATGCGTCGGCATTCCCTTATTCCGGATGTGTGGCGGAATTTTGCTGTCCCCTTAGTTTCTCTGTGGCATCGGTCTTTCGATTAATCGTTGAAATATATTGACTTTTTTCGTGAAAAATTTTACAATGTATTTAAGCCTTAACATATTCTTAACAAAAGAGAAGGGAGGCGTTGAACATGTTGCTCGAACTGGTAATCGCGATGATTGTAACTTCGGTCCTCTTCGCCAACCTTAAGCCGGCGCCTCGCTAGCTTAGCGAGCCAGGGAAGATGGTAAAAACATGACAAAAAGCTGGCCAAGCGCCTTTAGGAGGGATGTTTCATTTTGCCGGCGCCTCATCTCTGATTGCCGCTCGGACTTCGGTCTGAAGCGGCATTTGCTTTTGCAGCAGACACCCTTGCCTTAGGCTAACGCCTACTGCCACCTTCGGCGTTCGGGTCTTCCACCTTACAGACAAAGCCCATGCCAGGCGCACATCGAGTAGGAGGGGGTGATTAACCCCCGTCCTCTCACACCACCGTACGTACCGTTCGGTATACGGCGGTTCATGCTGGTTGACGATGAGATTGGTATGTTTCGACTAAACTGACTAAGCCCTGTTCCCGCCAGTAGGCGAGGCCAAGGGCTTTATTCATTTGCGGGGTCAAGGACAGACGCCAATATCCTTTTCGTGAGCCGCTGATGTTGCATGCCCATTCCTCCGGGATCCCCAACGCCACTAAGTTTCGTCTTCGTGTCTTCGGGCGCTTCCATTGCTTGAGCAGGCACATCCGCAGTCGTCGGCGAAGCCACTCATCCAACTCTTTAAGTACGCTTGGCGTGTCAATGAGTCGAAAGTAGCCCATCCAGCCTTTCAGGTATTGGTTGAGGGTGACCAGTCGGTCCTCCATCGCAATGCTTCGGTTCCGCCCAGTGAACTGGCGGATCTTCTCTTTCACCCGTTTCACCGTTTGGGGGGCGAGCCGAATCTTTGCTGCCTTATGCCACGTAAATGAAAACCCCAGAAACTTTCGGTTCCAGGGTCGGTCGACTGCGCTTTTCTCCCAGTTGACCTGCAGTTTTAACCGCCCCTCCAGAAACTTTGCCATACCCTCCATCACTCGTTGCCCTGCCCGTCGACTGCGGACGTAGACGTTACAGTCGTCGGCGTACCGGCAGAAGCGATGTCCCCGGCTTTCCAGTGCCTTATCCAAATCATCCAGGATGATGTTCGCCAGCAAAGGGCTGAGTGGACCTCCCTGGGGTGTTCCTTCCTCGCTCTTCACACGAATCCCGTTGAGCATGACCCCGGCCTTGAGGTATTCTCGGATCAACTTCAAGATTCGTTTGTCCTTCACCAGAATGTCGTGATTGACGCGATCAAAGAACTGGGCCAGGTCCATGTCAACCACCCATCGGTAGCCGTCGGCGATGTATTCCTTCGCTTTCTTCACCGCTTGGTGCGCACTCTTTCCCGGACGAAATCCGTAGCTGTTCGTGGAAAAGTCAGGGTCGAAGATCGGCATCAGGATCTGGTTCAGGGCCTGTTGGATCAGTCGATCGACGACAGTGGGAATGCCCAGCTTCCGTGTTCCGCCTTGGGGTTTGGGAATTTCAACCCGCCGGACCGGTTGCGGTCGATAGGTCCCCTCCAACAATTCCTGTTTAATGCGCGACCATTCCTCTTTTAGGTACGGGCGCAGGGATTCTAGCCCCATACCGTCGATTCCGGCCGCGCCTTTGTTGGCCATGACTCGCTTATACGCTTCCGTCATGTTCCCTCGTTCGACGACTTTCTCCATCAGGTCATACGTCTCTTCGCGGGGTTGCTTCGCTTCTTGTGCCGGTAACGCGCTCGGCACTCCACCGGTCCCCTGCGGATTCACCGCTTCCTCCCGTTGGCAGTTCCCTTTCGGGATATTCGGCTGTCTCTGCGCGTCACGCGAACGCATCGTCGCTTCCCCTTCCATCATGTTCGGTCCTTCATCTGGCCGGACGTCGGGCCAGCCTACTATGACCTCTGCTGACTCCTGCCGGTTCAGCCACGCCTTTCGGCGTGGTTTCCCAAGTTACTTGGTCCCCCGGCAGGCCTCCCCGGGTAAGAACGTTGCCTTTCCCTCCATCTACCCGCCCCATTTACTCTCGGCAGCCTTCGGTGACAAGGACTTCGCTTTGTTCGGCAAGCTCATCCAACTGCCGCTAGCCTCACCTGGGGTTCGTGGTCCTCGGGCCGGAGGTTTGCCGCTGGCTTCCTTCAGATTCCGCCTCGCGGCGGACACCCTTGCCTTAAGCTAACGCCTACTGCCACCTTCGGCGTTCGGGACTTCCACCCTAGAGACAACGCCCATGCCGGGCGCACCGAAAAAAGCCGCAGCGCAAAGTGTGCTGCGGCTTGATACAGGATATATCAAAGGGGTATCAGATTTGCCTAACCGACGAGGACTTTACCGGGGTTCATGATGCCGTTGGGGTCCAGTGCCTTCTTAATGGTCACCAGCACCTTGCGCTGGGCATCGGTCATGTGCTTGTCCATGGCCTGGGCGCGCTTGGCGCCAATGCCGTGTTCACCGGATAGGTTGCCGCCGAGGGCATAGACTTCTTCGTACAGTTCGTCAAGGACGGCGTTCTTCAGCTCATGCCAGGCGTGATCGTCGCGGTCTTCCCGCAAGATGGTGCAGTGGATGTTGCCGTCACCGGCATGGCCGGCGCTGGGGATCTTACAGTCGTACTTGGCGGCGATGCGCTCAATGGCTTCAATGGCTTTGGGGATGTTGGAGACGGGGACCACGATGTCTTCCATGCAATAGACGGGGCTGATCATCCGAATGGCTTCGGCGTAGCACTTCCGGGACTTCCAGATCCGCTCCTGAGTGGACATGTTGTCAGCCACAAAGACTTCCAGGGCGCCGTTTTCCAAAGCCAGCTTGCCGATGGTCTCATAATCGTCCTGAACCTGCGTTTCCGAAGTGCCGTCCACTTCGCAGATGATATAGGCGCCGGCGTCGCCGTAAGGCAGTTTTTTGTTCAGATACATCTCCGCCGATTTGATGGAGAGGCTGTCCATGAACTCGAGGCAGGTGGGAATGATGCCGGCAGTCATGATCTTGGGAACGACCTTGATGGCGGTCTGCATATCGGCGAAGGGGATGAGCAGGTCGGCCACATACTTGGGCAGGGGCATCAGTTTCAGCCAGACCTTGGTGACGATCCCCAGGGTGCCTTCGGAGCCGACCATCAGGTGAACGATATCGTAGCCGGTAACGTCTTTGACGTTTTTACCGCCAAAGGTGACGATCTCACCGTCAGGCATGACGATTTCCAGGCCATAGATGTGGCGGGAGGTGACACCGTACTTGACGGCCTTGTTGCCGCCGGCGTTGGTGGCCACGTTGCCGCCGATGAAGGAGGAGTCAGCCGAACAGGGGTCGCCGGCGTAGAGCAGGCCATGTTCTTTGGCCGTCTTCTGGACGTCGCCGGTGGTGACGCCAGGTTCGCAGATCATGAACAGGTTTTCCGTATCTACGTCCAAGATCTGGTTCATCTTCTCCAGGGAGAGAACGATGCCGCCTTGCAGGGGAACAGCACCCGCAGCCAGACCGGAGCCGGCGCCCCGCGGCGTGATGGGGATCCGTTCACGGTTGGCCAGCTTGACCACTTCGGAAACCTGCTGGGCATTTTCCGGTTTAACGACGACTTCGGGCATCTTTTCCCAAAGCTTGTCGGAGACTTCGTCCTTGGAGTACATCTCCATTTTTTCTTCGTCGATGAGAACATTGGCGTCACCCAAGAGGGCGCGCAGCTCTGCGACGACGCCATCGGTCACTTTATTGAATTGCATTCCTCTACACCCCCTGCTTACGCGTTGGCCTTCAAGTTTTTAAAGGCTTCGATCATCATGGGAACGACTTCGAAGACATCGCCGACGATGCCGAAGTCGGCCACTTTGAAGATCTGAGCATCCGGATCCTTGTTGACGGCCACGACGACTTCGGACGTCTGCATGCCAGCCAGGTGCTGGATCTTGCCGGAGAGGCCGAAGGCGAAGTAGAGCTTCGGCGCAACGGTCTTGCCGGAAAGGCCGATCTGGTGCGGGTAGGTGGTCCAGCCCAGTTCAACGGCGTCACGGGTGGCGCCGACACCGGCGCCGAGGATGCGGGCCAGTTCTTCGACCATCTTAAAGCCGTCGGCGTTCTTCATGCCTTTGCCGCCAGCGACAATGATATCAGCTTCTTCGATGCTGACTTCCTGGGTGGTGTCTTTGATATATTCGAGGAATTTTTCGGGGGTGAAGAAGGTCGCCCCTTCGTATTTTTTGACGATGACTTCGCCGGTGCGGTTGGCGTCGAAAGCGGCCGGTTTGGCCGACTTGGGACGGACGGTAGCCATCTGGGGGCGATGGTCCGGCGTCTTGATGGTAGCCATGATGTTGCCGCCGATGGCGGGACGGGTTTGCAGGAGGAGTCGTGTATCAGCGTCGACGGTCAGTTCGGTGCAGTCAGCCGTCAGACCCGTGTCCAGCATGGCCGCCACAAGAGGCATGACGGTCCGGCCGGTGGTGGTGGCGGCGGCGACGATGACTTCCGGCTTCAGCTCTTCACAGAGCTTGGTGATGGCTTTGCTGTAGGGGCGAGGCAGAAAGTTTTTCAAAGCGGCGTCTTTGATGAAGAAGACCTTGTCAGCGCCGCGCTTGACGACCTCTTCCAGACCATCGATCTCATCGCCGAGGAGGACGCAGGAGAGTTCGCAGCCCAGGTCGTCGGCCAGCTTGCGACCGCGGGTCAGCAGTTCGTAGGTGACTGTCAGGATCTTGCCGTCTTTCTGTTCGCCGAAGACGAGGACCCCTTTATATTGCGAGAGCTTTTGCTCTTTTTCCACGTTTGCGTTGACGTACGTCGACATCGTTATCCCTCCCCTTAAATGGCTTCCTTGCCGGCGAGAAACTTCATCATCTCTTCAACCGGCCCGGTGGTGCCGTCAGCTTTTTTCATGATCGTGTCGCGAGACAGCTTGGGACTGAACACCTTCACGACCCGGGTCGGTGAACCCTTGAGACCCAGTTCAGCGGGATCGAGGCCCAGTTCAGCAGGGCCATAAACGGGAACAGCCCTTTCTTTGGCTTTCAGCTTGCCTTTGAGGGTCGGGAAACCGGGTTCGTTGATGTCTTTGTTGACGGTGACCATAACAGGGAAGGGTATTTCAACGCGCTCAAAGCCGCCTTCGACGGTACGCTTGACGATGACGCCGCCTTCTTTGACTTCCACAGCGGAGACATAGGTTGCCACGGGGATGCCCAGGTAGTAGGCGATCATGGCGCCCGTCTGACCGGTTTCGCCGTCGGTGGCGCGTTCGCCGCAAAGGATCAGATCCACATCGCCCAGCTTACGGATGGCAGCGGCGATGGCTTTGGCGGTGGCAATGGTGTCCGATCCGGCAAAAGCGCGGCCAGAGATGAGCACGCCGCCGTCGGCGCCCATGGCGATGGCTTCTTTGATGGCTTTCATGGCCGATTCAGGACCCATGCTGACTGCGGTAACTTTCACATTCTCGTGTGAATTTTTGATGGCGATGGCCTCAGCCAAGGCGTTTTCGTCGAGCGGGTTGATAATGGTGTCTTTCCCGCTGCGAATCATGACGCCGGTGACGGGATCCATCTTCACGTTGTCTGTGCCGGGAACCTGTTTAACAAGCACGACAATGTTCACCGTTTTGCACCCCCTGCAATATTTGAAACCTGATGTTTGGTTCATGTGGACGTAAACCACAGTTCATCTCAAGCAGTTGAGGGCCGGGTGGCTCAGTGGTCAGACCGCATATTGGTGCAAAAAAAGAGTGCATGGCCCTGTCAT from Heliomicrobium modesticaldum Ice1 encodes the following:
- a CDS encoding 4Fe-4S dicluster domain-containing protein, encoding MQPKFETTVQLLRHEVLTHVAKLAMEKTLDQHKELIPYMIVQGKKPRFRCCVYKERAVLKERVSLACGNDVRGSSGIIQVMQTACEECPVERFTVTEACRGCIAHPCMEACPVGAISQINRRAIINQEKCIECGRCRQACPYGAITDTQRPCIKACPVKAISYSEDKLATIDQKKCINCGQCAYRCPFGAISDKSFITQVIGTLQAKDRPVYALLAPAVVAQFPEADLGQIRTALKQIGFFDVVEAALGADMIVPEEAKELEEKIHAGSFLTTSCCPAFFDMVDKHFPALKGNVSTTVSPMIAAARYIKAKNAHAVVVFIGPCIAKKAEITRESVAGAVDYTLTFEELFALFHATDIDPAECESHLREETSPFSRAFARSGGVTAAVIQSLKEDNKQLEVRSVKCNGAEECIKALRLAKAGKLPENFIEGMVCVGGCIGGPAALNHSAKAKAMIDKFSAEAKVKTIREALEPLDNSDLDLHSHL
- the ltrA gene encoding group II intron reverse transcriptase/maturase: MMEGEATMRSRDAQRQPNIPKGNCQREEAVNPQGTGGVPSALPAQEAKQPREETYDLMEKVVERGNMTEAYKRVMANKGAAGIDGMGLESLRPYLKEEWSRIKQELLEGTYRPQPVRRVEIPKPQGGTRKLGIPTVVDRLIQQALNQILMPIFDPDFSTNSYGFRPGKSAHQAVKKAKEYIADGYRWVVDMDLAQFFDRVNHDILVKDKRILKLIREYLKAGVMLNGIRVKSEEGTPQGGPLSPLLANIILDDLDKALESRGHRFCRYADDCNVYVRSRRAGQRVMEGMAKFLEGRLKLQVNWEKSAVDRPWNRKFLGFSFTWHKAAKIRLAPQTVKRVKEKIRQFTGRNRSIAMEDRLVTLNQYLKGWMGYFRLIDTPSVLKELDEWLRRRLRMCLLKQWKRPKTRRRNLVALGIPEEWACNISGSRKGYWRLSLTPQMNKALGLAYWREQGLVSLVETYQSHRQPA
- a CDS encoding FAD-binding oxidoreductase — protein: MQFNKVTDGVVAELRALLGDANVLIDEEKMEMYSKDEVSDKLWEKMPEVVVKPENAQQVSEVVKLANRERIPITPRGAGSGLAAGAVPLQGGIVLSLEKMNQILDVDTENLFMICEPGVTTGDVQKTAKEHGLLYAGDPCSADSSFIGGNVATNAGGNKAVKYGVTSRHIYGLEIVMPDGEIVTFGGKNVKDVTGYDIVHLMVGSEGTLGIVTKVWLKLMPLPKYVADLLIPFADMQTAIKVVPKIMTAGIIPTCLEFMDSLSIKSAEMYLNKKLPYGDAGAYIICEVDGTSETQVQDDYETIGKLALENGALEVFVADNMSTQERIWKSRKCYAEAIRMISPVYCMEDIVVPVSNIPKAIEAIERIAAKYDCKIPSAGHAGDGNIHCTILREDRDDHAWHELKNAVLDELYEEVYALGGNLSGEHGIGAKRAQAMDKHMTDAQRKVLVTIKKALDPNGIMNPGKVLVG
- a CDS encoding electron transfer flavoprotein subunit alpha/FixB family protein; this translates as MSTYVNANVEKEQKLSQYKGVLVFGEQKDGKILTVTYELLTRGRKLADDLGCELSCVLLGDEIDGLEEVVKRGADKVFFIKDAALKNFLPRPYSKAITKLCEELKPEVIVAAATTTGRTVMPLVAAMLDTGLTADCTELTVDADTRLLLQTRPAIGGNIMATIKTPDHRPQMATVRPKSAKPAAFDANRTGEVIVKKYEGATFFTPEKFLEYIKDTTQEVSIEEADIIVAGGKGMKNADGFKMVEELARILGAGVGATRDAVELGWTTYPHQIGLSGKTVAPKLYFAFGLSGKIQHLAGMQTSEVVVAVNKDPDAQIFKVADFGIVGDVFEVVPMMIEAFKNLKANA
- a CDS encoding electron transfer flavoprotein subunit beta/FixA family protein, which codes for MNIVVLVKQVPGTDNVKMDPVTGVMIRSGKDTIINPLDENALAEAIAIKNSHENVKVTAVSMGPESAMKAIKEAIAMGADGGVLISGRAFAGSDTIATAKAIAAAIRKLGDVDLILCGERATDGETGQTGAMIAYYLGIPVATYVSAVEVKEGGVIVKRTVEGGFERVEIPFPVMVTVNKDINEPGFPTLKGKLKAKERAVPVYGPAELGLDPAELGLKGSPTRVVKVFSPKLSRDTIMKKADGTTGPVEEMMKFLAGKEAI